CCCATCCTGCCAGCAAGCACACCTGTGGCTTGGCTGCCATTCCCTGCAGCCTGCAAGGAGCCCACCTGCCTGATAAGGATGTGCTTCCCAGAAGCACCAGCAATTGGCACATGCAGAAGAGGACCTGGACAGGCAGGCTGCACCCCTCCTAATTGACTGAAGGAAGAGGAACACTTGAACTTGCTCCAAAAGGAAGCACAAGCTCCAGCTTCCCCACATTCATTTACTTGCAGAGCTTGCCCAAACCTGCAAGTAGGCACGAGCTTGCAGACAGGCAGCTGGGAGGAAACAGAGTCAGGCCAGTGCAAGTCAGCTGGAGATATTGACCCTCGTGGCAGTTTGGATGCAGACCTTGGGCTCAGcttaaacatgtttttcttccccttctcctctaCCTAGAACTGGCCTTCCCAGCCATTATCTTCTTCAGCATGACTCATTCCAGCTACAGGTCCATTGTATCCTTCAACACTGTCTATCCAGGCCCTGCAAAACTTGCCAAGGCAAACTCCATCAGGCCCCACATCCCTTCCCATTAAGGCAATTGCTAGGGATCAATAAATATACTATCAAGtatctctttttgttttaaacacacaaaaaaaaatccatgaaatgTTGCAATAGTCCAGTTTATTCCAGGGCAAATGCTTAAGGCCAAGCCAATGAGCAAGAATCTCTCAAGAACAACCCTGTGCCCTTCAGCTGATGACAGCATTGAGATATAATAGGTATATCTGTGAGATGCACAGAAAGCTCTGGTGACAAAGCACGATATTGCAcagacaaaaaccaaaacaagcttCCTAAACCAAATCTGCTTCCTGATGCAAGCAGACAGAGCAGCCATCACTACATGCATCAAAGCAGTGAGCTTCAACGCTGTGAGTTATGAGGAAGGAGTGTTTGCAATCTGCATGGTGATGTGATTGCATAACTGAGAACTCCACTTTCCAAGCCTCTCAGAaatgggggttttggtttgaaGTTTCTCTCTGCTCAGTACATTAAATGAAGTCTGCTCAGCAATGAATGCAAACAGTGCCACAGAACAATGACAACTGCAGgtgcaaagaaagaaatgccaaaGGCGTGATAGTGcttcaacatttatttttcccaagacacataaaaagaataaaacagttCTAAAACCCACAAAGCTTTAGAATACTTCACAATACAGAAATACTAACTGTGCTTCCTGCTTAGACTAACCAGCAGGGAGGTCTTTTATTCAGGCCTTTATGTCAGTAGGTGCATAAAgctgtttcatttatttcaggtACATAACAAGTGACAGGAGAAATGTATGGTAGAATCGTTCCAGTTTGGTTCAAGTCCAGGAAATTCTCCTGAGAGGGATGCTGTGCTGTTGACTGGAAGCCATATTCAACACATATTGCTCACACCGTGTACAGATGTCTGCAGTCAGCCAGTCTGCCATGGCCCCTGTGTAACAGCACAGCGGCTGTGCTAGGCAACGGGGCTCCAAAACAACGGGTACActggagggggagagggaacaacaaaagcaggaaagctgACCCAGGGTTCGGTTAGAGGGCATGGTGCTCTTCCACCCTTCTCCCAGGCTGCTAAGTGATTTAGCCAAATGCACAGGTTCAAAAGAGCCATCAGCACCACTTAGGAAGGCTAAAAAGCACCAGAACAGCTTCCCTTACTGACACCTTCTCTCTATTGACAGTGTGTCAGCCAAAGGGCTAATGGATATCTGTGTCTGGTCCAAGGTTATGGCTGCATCCTCGTGCAGTAGGACATTTTTTGGCCATCCTGCAGTGTGACAGTAATGCAGTCTCTCAGGCCTCTTCTGCAGCATTTGCATTACAACACAGACCAAACTACTGCCTGCCCCATGCAGTCAACTTCAGTAATGAACACTGCTCCTGATTTTCGGCAACTGAAGTACAAGCCTTAGAACCAGAAACTGCTGTGTCTTTATTCTGGCTACATTAAAGAATGGCTTCAGAAGACCAAAAAGAAGGTATTGCTTCCCCCAGTAgaaaattttactgctttggAAAGAAGAGAACATAAAGAAGAGATAATGTATGTTTTCAGTCTTATATGCATGTTGTCTGTCTTTTTCACCCAGAATTGTCAAAAGCTCTTTTTGGAATAATTCGTTTTCTGGGGACAAAAGGAAAGGGTCTGTATGTGTGTGGAGAGACCAAGAAACCATGTGTGGCATCACTCTTCAGTCAGTTATACCTGAGCCACAACTGGGACATTTCATGTCTAGGTAGAAAGTGGCTACTTCTGGGTTGTAGTGACAGACCTCCAGCTGTGGGGGATAGAATGTGATGGGGTCTGGAAATCCTCATACTATGAAGGTATTGCAAGGAGCCTTCTATGTCTGCATTAATATAGACACTTCTAAATCCATGTCACAAGCCTGttagttaaaaaggaaaacGCATTTCAGAGCAGCTACACTTCCTCCCTTTTGGTCATCTAAAATCCACAATACTTCCAAGAGAACTGTAGCCTAGGTAGAGCAGTGGCTAAAACCAGAACATTCAGCAGACCAGCCCAATACTACATACTGCTGTCTGCATGTTTGTAGCTTTGCATAAGTAACTGGTGACAtctttcaaagcaaaaacaGAACAACCCCGTCCCAGCTTACCCAAAATACTGCCAGTGCTCTATTTCATGTAGCAACTCGGAGGTCTTCTGCTCTTGAGTAGCTGGGTCCTCCTCTCTGGAGAGTCTCAAAAATTTTAGGAACTGAAGTGGGAGATGTACACATGTTCTGAAGGGCATTGACATCTAGAATCACAACACAAGTCACCTGAGTTCTCAGGGAAACACATCCTCCTCCTTAGCAAGACAATTTGCATGCCATGCAATTGATTTATTGGTGCACTTAAAAGGTAGACATTAATGCAGTGAACTTTCTGACCCTTGTATAAATAGAGCACAGTGTAATCCCAACCACTTTACACAggatgaaagaaagaagaaccAGAGTTGTTTTAGCTGAGTATGACAAGAGATATCTGTGTCACCCTGGCTACTTTTACACCTCATACTATTCCCTCTTCTATTTTCTTAGAAACTAGCTAGAGGGTAGATTTGAGGTATCAGTGGGATGAAGGAAAGCTTCTGAGGACTaggtgaggaggagggaaagcagaaaatgtaaaaatcccATATGCTGTTGTAAAGACTAGACTTGCCTTAACGCAGCAGTCACAGCAGACAaccctgaaagaaaaaactctCCAGCATCATCATTTGAGTAAAGCTCAGCAGATACCAATATTGCAGCTACAGGTGACATTCCCAAGTAAGTCTGAACTCATGATTGTGGCAGAATCACTTGATGGCAAAGTGAGCAAGCTGAGAAGTCCCCTATTCAGATTGCCAGCCTTCCTATTTCTGGTAGTTTAAATCATCTGAAATGTGTCAACATCCATAGCTTCAAGACTTTATCTGAAAATGCTCATTACACTTCACCCAGCACTACCACCAGACAGTTGCTCAGTTTCCAGTGGTTGTTTACTTGCTGCTTATAATCAATTCAGTGCTTCACAACCCCTTCAAATAGATTTAAGTGAGCCTTAATGAGCCTGAAGTTCCTCTCTCACTCTCCCGTGAACAGAAAGCCTCTGACAAGTAAGTGGATACAAGTAGGCTCAAGTCCTTCCCCAGTCACAAGGTCTGGAGTTCTCTTTTTCAGTCCTCAACAGAAGATTCTGGTGTAGACCCTCCCCCAGAACCTGTTCAAGCCCTTGGCTGAAGTTATATCAAACCTTTAGAGCAAAATGCAGAGGTTGAtctcagagaaattaatttaatactgGCACAGGAAATTTGGCTATTGCTGACTTAATACTAAGAGTTAAAACTGAGATACTACTTCAGAGACAAGACTTTCCACATCCTCCCCAGCTGTAGACACTTCAGCCTGGCTTGTGCAGTAAGGCAAAGCTGAAGGGTTCAGCAACCCGTTCCTATCCAGTAGCACAACCAATGAATACTGAAAATTCTCAGCACTGttctttcactcttttctctctcctcgtttttttcttttatatcagCTCACCTGCTGCAGAGGTAACAGTTGTAAGGCCACTTAAGAAACATCTGCTTATGGCAGCTGAAACAGATCTGTGGAAAGGAAAGTTATTTGTGAATGCAAATGGGAAATATCTTTGTACCAACAGGATCCACTGCCTGCCAAAGAGCAAGCACATAAACCTTCTAAAGGCTTTATATTCATATACAATAACAGAGGTCCAATAAATGATAGCAAAGACACAGGAATTAAAAgctaaaaaggcaaaaaaattctTACTTGTAGGCCAGTGTTTTTATAATGCAGAGGTTTGGGGCAGCTGCCAGACaacaggagtttaaaaaaaggctCTTGAGCAAACAATAGCTGTATTGTGCAAGAGTGTAGCAGTAGCTAGttaagagagagaagagagacaTTCTTTGAGGTAGACTGCAGCAATCCCAAAGAGATTAAATCAGGGCAAATTTGAATTCAATCCTGAAGCAAAAAATGAGTCATAAGGAAGCTGATGAGTTGCCTGGACTTTCTAAAAAAGAGCACATTCATACACAGCTGGCAGTCAAAGTGATATTATCTTGAGAAGTAGAACttgagaaagctgaaaaaacagCAGGGGGTAAGAAAGCCATTTTAGAATAGTCATACAGCAGGCAAGTTAAAGCAGGGTCAGTGAGgtgagaagaaaacaaggatTCAGTCTCAGGAGCGTCAGATAGCTTGTGGAAGTAGCATAGCTCTGCTAGTAGAGCCTTTGACTCTGTCCATACTGCTAAATAAATGAGGGCAAGAAAATGACCCAAAAGCCAAGAAGCACAGGCTTCCTCACATCTGTGTTGCAAAGGGCCTGTACTCAGGACATCTGCTCTGGAGGGGTGGTTGCAACACCCCCTCTCTAAAGGAGACTCAGGGGATAAGCCAGGAGTCAAGAAACATGAACAGCCAACAGTCCTGAGCTacagctccttccctgtgcccctcATCTTCTTGGCCTTCATGTCCAATTGCCAAGGTGGTTTGAGTCAGCACAACTCGGGCGTGGGAGCCTGAGTCAAAAGCCTTCGTTTCACTGTTTAGCAGTACCAAATCCCAACTATTTACTTCGGGATTTCAGAGCTGACCAATGGTCATGGCAGTCAGCTCTCCTCACATGGAAATCAGACAAGAAGCAACAAGCAAAAGTTGGGCTACTTTCTAGGCAATTTACACAGTTTAAGATGGATTAGAAGCCATCACTGCATAAATACTAAAAAGTTTTTCCAGCCTAGGGCCAAACTCAGATCAGCTGTTATGAATAGGATAAGTTGAGACAGAGGGCACCTCTGCAGTTCATCACTGAGGGCCATGAAACCTGCCAGCTTTTGAAAAGGCAAGGGCAGCACAAAGAAAACGAGAAGAAACATACCTTTGCTCTTGGAAAGACACCATCACTACCTCCTTGGAAGAGGCCTTGCCCTTCCAGCACCATCATTGCATATCTGGTTCCAATCAGCTCAACAATGGTTGGTGATGGCCACTTGGTAGGAAAGGGACAGTCCTATTGAAAGACAGAAGTTAAACATCAGATCAAGTTgaagaaagcagctgtttgGGGAGATCACCTTAAAACTGGGTCCCAAAGGATCAGgagcatttttctctgaaaacctATTTTGCTTGTGATGGGGACTATCAGGTGACTCTTTGACAATACTAGCAGAAAAACTACTACAGGGAGGTGAGTGGTTGCTGCAGTTTTCAAGCAGATTCCTTTGAGACATTTTACCTTTTGGAACAGGCCACAGAACAGATGCCACCTTGGCCCCTCCTGGATACAAGAGGTGTCAGAGAGCTCAGAGACTTACCAAGGTTGGGCAAGGAGggatgcagaaggaaagaaagagacaagAGCACAGCACACCTTGTCAGGGCAGAATAGGGTGAGACCATAATTCAGAGGGTTGCACAGAAGCACACAGACCCCAGCATTTCACCCACAACCATCATTCAGAGCCTGATAACTTCAGTTCTACATACATTATACATTTAAAAGTCACCGATGCTGTGCTATCCACATTTTGTTAACTATTCCCCTTTACTGCAGCTTACAAGATCCTTGTGAGCATATCAGAGTCTAGAGAGAATGAAGGGACATGGAGAAAGCAGGACAGTCCCACTTTCAATTACATTCTGCTTGAGGAAGCCTTGATGGACACTTTCAAGTAATGCCatggtatttttctcttcttgtatGAGAAAACTTTATTTCATATCATTCAAAGTGGGAAGCCACCACAAGGACACTACAGCATCCAGTCTTCTCTTAAGCTGTCTCCAAGGAGAGAATAATATACATACTTCAGATACAATATGTCCCAAGACAAAAACCACAGAGCATGCTTACTGCTTGCATGAGGATCAAGGTGCAAGTCATTATCAGAGGTGTCAGACCAGGGTTGCTTGCTGACATGTTGGACTTACAAATTCCTTGCTTTGAAGGCCTCTCTCTAAAGATCTGGACCTTCCTCTGTAAGGAGGCAGCTTCTGTTGGCCAGTGCTCAGGAAACACTTCAGTTTAATGTCTCCTGGTGTGGGTGCACTCATGGGAGGACACATAAAATTTGCAGCGAAACCTGGATGGGAAGAGAGAGTTTTAGGGTGCAGAAAACCAACTGTCAGTTTCTAAGTATTCACCCTGAAAGCTTAACACTCAAGAGCACTACACTGCCTTCTGAAGGTAGCAAGGCTTACACCTCTCCCCCTCCAACCCATCTGCTCAGAtcacaaaaaaaagcagaggttACAGTAATTATGCTTGTCAGTAGGCACTGATGAGGCGTCATTAGCACCATTTAGCTTCATAAAATGAAGTGCTGCACTTTCTACTTGAATATTCAAAACACTCATTTAGCTTTTACTGCAAATTCCAGTCAGGCCTTTGGGGACATGCAATCATTGTTTTGAAGCTGCAGGAGCTACACAAGCTTCAGTCAACtgctgagaaattattttctaaggGCACCTCCCCAGACTTTATTTAGTGTTGGATCTTCTCCTGCAAAGTATCTTCAGGTGATCAGAGAAGTGGACATTGAGCCCAGCCCAAGGCTTTGGGAGCCCATCAGACCACTGGCTGTACTTTGTGACCTGGTTTAGAGGTGCAGCCAGAAGTGCACTGACCTGTGCTGAAACAGGATACTCCTGGTGGCCTGGTGGAGGGAAGGCAGGCACTGGCAGGCAGCTTGGGAGTGGTTTCCTGTAGACCAGAGGACAGGATGTTCATAATCTGCATATAAGAGACACCAAGGCCACTTCCTTAGAACTACTGATGCCTAACAAAATCCAGGATGCCCACAACGGATCAGAAATGTTCAAGGCTCAGCCAAAAgtggagcagagagaaaaatcaatggAGTACATTTAGGAACTTTCTACTTCCTCTTGGAATAACAAGTTAATTTCCCTTGCACTCCACAACTAGGAAGTTCCAGCCAAGTTAGTGAAGTTTCAAATTCACCTGTTGTCTCTCTTGCCCAAGTCCAATAGTGGATACTAGTACCAGAGTTCTATCTGTTCAGGAACCAACTTTGCAACAGCCTCCCTATGCAATCCATGGAATACACTGGAACCATTTTCTTGGCTCCTGTTCACATGTAGCAACACTGGAGAACAGTTCAAGAGACTGTGACTAACCCAACCCATTAACTCAACTCAAGCCCCATGCTTTATCTCAACAGCATTGTTTCTACCTTGTCTagacaagcagaaaacaaatttgattatattatatatatagaatatattatattatatatgaAAGTCCTTCTAGTTCAGCAGTAATACATCAACCACAGGGCTCTCAAATGCTGAATATTCCTACAAGTAGCACAGACTGGGGCAAATATAGCtaagattttctgcttttattaattCATATCTGTTTTCCTCAGTTAGGCAACTACATttcaagcagaaatatttacagaaaacagattCCTGTTTATATGCCAGAGCATCTGTGCTAGACATGATGTGTTAGGGCTTAAGTTCTGTTCCACAGAATTTCGGAATATGCTCAGACTGAATCCCAGAACCAAGCAGTCAAGCTTTTCATGACAGAGCCAAGAGTTAAAGAACCCAAAGACTGTGTATCATGGTTTACTGAAGAATGGTGCTCCCAAAATAACTACACAGACAGATGAGTGGGAATTCACCCATCAAGTTGcttcctgaaaataaatcattacATTTTCCTTCCATGAGCTCACATACCACATGAAATCAAAATACCTCAATACATCTAGCATCAAATGCCTCACTGTGAGGTAAGAGTGGGAATATTCTGACCCATATTGGTCAGACTCCCATGCTATTAAAACTTCTGCAGGATCTAGTTTTCAGAGACCAGAGCAGACCTCAGTtctgtagaatcatagaatatcctgagttgggacccacaaggatcaccaaaGTTCAACTCCTGCCCCTGCACAAGAccaccccaagagtcacaccatgtgcctgagagcattgttcaaatgcctcttgagctctgtcaggcttggtgctgtgaacacttctctgggaagcctgttcctgcaggtgaaaaaccttttcctcaTAACTaacttaaacctcccctgactcagcttcaggccattcccttgcATGCTGTCACTGGTCAGAGAGAGAGATCAGTACCTATATGCTTCAGTCATGCCACAAACAGAGGTGTCTGAATATAACATGAGCTTCTGTAGAGGAAACTGACTTCAGTGAACCCAGCAGTACcacattttttcacttttgagaCAAGATTTCCTATATTAGGATTTGTTCCTGACCTTCCAGGTTATGTATGTGCTTGCAGCTCAATTCCTGAAGTACCCATATGCTTCTCCATAGTCCTTTCACCTAAAGCCTTACCTGAGCTCCTGGTCCCAGCTGCTGTGTTGTAGTGTTGGCAATTTTAAACTCAGTACTGGCATCTTGGAGATGGAAGAAACTGTCACTTGGAGAGTTCAAGGCAGTATTTGATGCCACAAGCATTTctgcaggggagagggagaacaAAAAAGCCCATACTCACAGACTAAATGACACACTGAGCTGGGACGAAGATGACAAATTTGATACCCACCCATTGGAATTTGAGATTTAACCAGACTTTGTCCTGATAGTTACATAATCTTTTAGTCTTAGGTGATGGTCAAAATCCTAAGTAATCTCACTTAGTGGACAGACAAATTTGaacatccatttaaaaaaagcacaagttGAAATATCTTTTGAGTCTTAATAAGacacaaacagattttttagAAATAACTCTTCTTATGCCATACCATCTCTATCACACCAAATTTGTATATTCCTCCCTGCCCCTTACATTACAAATGTTATTGAAAAGATAAGGGCTTTCATTTCCAAGGCCATCTGTTATTTTTAGCCAATGCTGACGTCACTTTCTTGCTTGCTAAGTCACTCTATGGCAGTGCTTTCAGTATAGTACCTTTGGAGCTGCTCcccttttcctgtgctgctgctgctgaccgAAGCTTCGgtggttgttttatttctgccatGAGCTGTTTGTGCCAGCTGGGCTCCTGGGGCACACACTGTTTCAGCTTCACCTTCAACATCTACAGGCAAAGCATAGGACCACAAAGAGCCATTGGACAGAGAAAGGAGACCAGTGGTGACAGAACAACTGCATCAGCAATGGCTCTGTTTTGCAAGTGCTTGTCACCCAAGAGGGCACTGGGCCCTGCACATGAGACACTCTTCAGCACTATGCATAGTAGAGCACTATAGCGACTCAAATTTGAAATTGAGAGCTCCAGGAGTTCTTTGAAGACCACAAAATGTTCCAAATTAAAGTAGCAGTGGAAGAAGTAGGAAGATTGATCATCTTTCTTCTATGAAGATGTCAATTCCCATTTTCCTAGTGCCGTGTTTGGCAGGAGGGTCTATTCAAAAGTTAAGCATGGTTAATATAACCCCCTCCCAAATACAAATCAGTAGCTAAGGTATTAGCTTTATATTCCTTCAAAACATCCTGTCAGCTCCAGAATTAACTTGTTTTGCTATCATCAGATTCAGCACCAGGTCACCTACCGGCTTTAGATGAGGCTTGGGAGCAGCTACATCAACTTTGGGGGCCCTGTGTTTTTGCTTGACGGTCACCTGAAAGAGCAGAAGTGATGCTTAAGAAATAGTTCTTTCTCTACCCCTTGTACACCCTGCcattcagcagcacagcaaatgaTGCAAGTAAGGATTTGGGAACAAGGGAGGTAGGGaaggcattaaaaaacaaaacaaaaaaccccaaaacaaacaaaaaacccccacctcaaaacgaaaaaaacccccaaacaaacacaaaacccccacaaaacaaacaaacaaaaaaacccctaaacaaaacaaagagtcAGCAAGTGTAGAATAATGGAGTTTCCTTACATGGGTTTTTGGTAGGGTAAGATTTGCCGATGGCAAACCAGAGGCAATCGGAAGTACTGCACAGCCCTTAGAGGCTTGCACAAGGAGCATAAAGCCTTCTAGCCCCAGCAGCTCATGAACtgctctgagaagctgctggaaaaccCTCATGCTCACACACTAATGCCAGGAGTGATCCTGACAACCACCATGGTCACACCATATTCACCAGTAAAAGCTCGGCTCCAGGGAGGAGAGCAATGGAACGGGTTAACAAGACTAACAAGAACAGTAGCAGCAGGCAGCTGTATGCATAAGCCAGAGTCCCAGAGACTGGCTTACAGCCCTACATAAACTAGGAACAATAGCAAGATAGAATTGCAGGGCAGATATTCATGTGAAGCATCAAGTCCTGTGCTTGCATAGGGGAGAACTGACAAAAAAGTCAATTGCACATGCATGTCTTTAGCTGCCTTGTTCACTTATTCCTATTTTGAGGCCATGCCATTTACTTTCACTTGTGTGTACAACTTCAGAACACGTGGGAGTGCAGGTAGAACAACACTACAGCTTCCCACACTAGCTGTGCTTTCATTCATTTGCAAATTAGACCACTCTTTGCTAGACAAGCTTTAAAATAGCTTTGCAGATGGGGAAATCCTA
This Corvus moneduloides isolate bCorMon1 chromosome 2, bCorMon1.pri, whole genome shotgun sequence DNA region includes the following protein-coding sequences:
- the LOC116439268 gene encoding protein spire homolog 1-like isoform X1; its protein translation is MPVQMSFSPDPHFSLSDAGSIQQSEDKLLEYLGMVIYEALDWGIDSQVERELSDPLEKLLCLMLKLDDKAMKPPVTLQDVIKVCEEHLSRPSEAISHYEMTCRSLFTEYMELQKLVTIIQTSKERLRKMDVEDWVENPIQKKKTHGASLWPGVICELQTGVRLRKAAERPQRCVSPKERIRSPYELLLDDIQHKRYTLRKVTVKQKHRAPKVDVAAPKPHLKPMLKVKLKQCVPQEPSWHKQLMAEIKQPPKLRSAAAAQEKGSSSKEMLVASNTALNSPSDSFFHLQDASTEFKIANTTTQQLGPGAQETTPKLPASACLPSTRPPGVSCFSTGFAANFMCPPMSAPTPGDIKLKCFLSTGQQKLPPYRGRSRSLERGLQSKEFDCPFPTKWPSPTIVELIGTRYAMMVLEGQGLFQGGSDGVFPRAKICFSCHKQMFLKWPYNCYLCSRVVCCDCCVKMSMPFRTCVHLPLQFLKFLRLSREEDPATQEQKTSELLHEIEHWQYFGVPVVLEPRCLAQPLCCYTGAMADWLTADICTRCEQYVLNMASSQQHSIPLRRISWT
- the LOC116439268 gene encoding protein spire homolog 1-like isoform X3 codes for the protein MVIYEALDWGIDSQVERELSDPLEKLLCLMLKLDDKAMKPPVTLQDVIKVCEEHLSRPSEAISHYEMTCRSLFTEYMELQKLVTIIQTSKERLRKMDVEDWVENPIQKKKTHGASLWPGVICELQTGVRLRKAAERPQRCVSPKERIRSPYELLLDDIQHKRYTLRKVTVKQKHRAPKVDVAAPKPHLKPMLKVKLKQCVPQEPSWHKQLMAEIKQPPKLRSAAAAQEKGSSSKEMLVASNTALNSPSDSFFHLQDASTEFKIANTTTQQLGPGAQETTPKLPASACLPSTRPPGVSCFSTGFAANFMCPPMSAPTPGDIKLKCFLSTGQQKLPPYRGRSRSLERGLQSKEFDCPFPTKWPSPTIVELIGTRYAMMVLEGQGLFQGGSDGVFPRAKICFSCHKQMFLKWPYNCYLCSRVVCCDCCVKMSMPFRTCVHLPLQFLKFLRLSREEDPATQEQKTSELLHEIEHWQYFGVPVVLEPRCLAQPLCCYTGAMADWLTADICTRCEQYVLNMASSQQHSIPLRRISWT
- the LOC116439268 gene encoding protein spire homolog 1-like isoform X2 — protein: MPVQMSFSPDPHFSLSDAGSIQQSEDKLLEYLGMVIYEALDWGIDSQVERELSDPLEKLLCLMLKLDDKAMKPPVTLQDVIKVCEEHLSRPSEAISHYEMTCRSLFTEYMELQKLVTIIQTSKEASLWPGVICELQTGVRLRKAAERPQRCVSPKERIRSPYELLLDDIQHKRYTLRKVTVKQKHRAPKVDVAAPKPHLKPMLKVKLKQCVPQEPSWHKQLMAEIKQPPKLRSAAAAQEKGSSSKEMLVASNTALNSPSDSFFHLQDASTEFKIANTTTQQLGPGAQETTPKLPASACLPSTRPPGVSCFSTGFAANFMCPPMSAPTPGDIKLKCFLSTGQQKLPPYRGRSRSLERGLQSKEFDCPFPTKWPSPTIVELIGTRYAMMVLEGQGLFQGGSDGVFPRAKICFSCHKQMFLKWPYNCYLCSRVVCCDCCVKMSMPFRTCVHLPLQFLKFLRLSREEDPATQEQKTSELLHEIEHWQYFGVPVVLEPRCLAQPLCCYTGAMADWLTADICTRCEQYVLNMASSQQHSIPLRRISWT
- the LOC116439268 gene encoding protein spire homolog 1-like isoform X4, which translates into the protein MPVQMSFSPDPHFSLSDAGSIQQSEDKLLEYLGMVIYEALDWGIDSQVERELSDPLEKLLCLMLKLDDKAMKPPVTLQDVIKVCEEHLSRPSEAISHYEMTCRSLFTEYMELQKLVTIIQTSKERLRKMDVEDWVENPIQKKKTHGASLWPGVICELQTGVRLRKAAERPQRCVSPKERIRSPYELLLDDIQHKRYTLRKVTVKQKHRAPKVDVAAPKPHLKPMLKVKLKQCVPQEPSWHKQLMAEIKQPPKLRSAAAAQEKGSSSKEMLVASNTALNSPSDSFFHLQDASTEFKIANTTTQQLGPGAQETTPKLPASACLPSTRPPGVSCFSTGFAANFMCPPMSAPTPGDIKLKCFLSTGQQKLPPYRGRSRSLERGLQSKEFDCPFPTKWPSPTIVELIGTRYAMMVLEGQGLFQGGSDGVFPRAKICFSCHKQMFLKWPYNCYLCSRVVCCDCCVKMSMPFRTCVHLPLQFLKFLRLSREEDPATQEQKTSELLHEIEHWQYFGSPCMVGIPQFGKHQ
- the LOC116439268 gene encoding protein spire homolog 1-like isoform X5, whose amino-acid sequence is MPVQMSFSPDPHFSLSDAGSIQQSEDKLLEYLGMVIYEALDWGIDSQVERELSDPLEKLLCLMLKLDDKAMKPPVTLQDVIKVCEEHLSRPSEAISHYEMTCRSLFTEYMELQKLVTIIQTSKERLRKMDVEDWVENPIQKKKTHGASLWPGVICELQTGVRLRKAAERPQRCVSPKERIRSPYELLLDDIQHKRYTLRKVTVKQKHRAPKVDVAAPKPHLKPMLKVKLKQCVPQEPSWHKQLMAEIKQPPKLRSAAAAQEKGSSSKEMLVASNTALNSPSDSFFHLQDASTEFKIANTTTQQLGPGAQETTPKLPASACLPSTRPPGVSCFSTGFAANFMCPPMSAPTPGDIKLKCFLSTGQQKLPPYRGRSRSLERGLQSKEFDCPFPTKWPSPTIVELIGTRYAMMVLEGQGLFQGGSDGVFPRAKICFSCHKQMFLKWPYNCYLCSRCQCPSEHVYISHFSS